The Fibrobacter sp. UWB11 genome includes the window GATTCCGCAATAGACGACGATGATTTAATTCCGTTCTACCGCATGGGTGAAAGCGAAACGTTTGTTCTCTCCGCTCTCGGCTGCACCGGATACTAAAAAAGCGGCCATTGCCGCACGCATTATGACATGTCATTCCCCACTTGATGGGGAATCTCCAATGTTGTCGCTACTTTGCTTTATAGCTGACAAAGCGGATGTTGTTGCAGAAGTCTTTGTGAATCCCCGTGAATTCTAGCCACGGATATTTTTCTGCTTCGGCCTTGAGCATTTCGCCCTGTTCCGAACCGATTTCGAGCAAAATAGAAGCTCCTGGCTTGAGCTTGCCTTCGGTCTGCTGCAAAAGTTTGCGGACAAGGTCAAGGCCGTCAGCACCGCCGAACAAGGCGAGTGCAGGGTCGTACTTTGCGACTTCGGGCTGGAGCTTGTCTTTTTCGCTGTCCGGAATGTAGGGGAGGTTTGCGATAAGGCCATCAATTTTGGCAGAGGTGTCGCCAGCGACTTTCGCGATAACATCTGCGGTGACGGCGTTCAGCAAGTCGCCCTGGGCGAAGGTCAATGTGCTTGCTGCGGTTTGCGAGTCCGTCGGAGTGTCCGCGCTTCCAGCCGCGTCAGGATTGCCCGCGAGACCATTCGCTTCAGCGTTTGTACGTGCTAACGCAAGAGCGTCTTCGGAAACGTCTGTTGCAAGAACGCGTGCGCCCTTGATTTCTTTGGCGCAAGCAATTGAAATGGCACCTGTGCCGGTGCCGATTTCGACGATGAACGGATTTTCGATGCCTTTCAAACTGTCTGCCGCCATGTCAACGAGCGATTCTGTTTCCGGGCGCGGGATAAGCGCACGGCGGTCGCACTTGATAATGAATCCGCGGAAGCTGGTGTCGCCGATGATGTGCTGTAGCGGCTCACGCGTTGCACGGCGTGCAACCATCGTGCGAAGCACGTCCAGCTCCGCTGGCGTGAGCGGCTTTTCGAAGTTCAGGTACAAGTCCATGCGGTTCTTCATCTTGAGACCGTAGCTGATGATGTACTCGGCATCGAGACGTGCATCAGGAATGCCCTTCTTTTCAAAGAAGACCTTGGTACGGTTCAAAATTTCAAGAACTGTCATCTGCGGCTGTGGCATTGGACTTACCTCACGACCCCTTACGCGTTGAACTTTCCGAGCTTTTCCTGGGCGTTTGCCATCTGGAGACCGTTGATGATTTCATCAAGATCGCCTGTGACAACCTTGTCCAAGTTGTAAACGGTGAGGCCAATGCGATGGTCCGTCACGCGGTTCTGCGGATAGTTGTAAGTGCGAATCTTGGCAGAACGGTCGCCTGTACCCACGAGGGCCTTGCGGTTTGCCGCTTCTTCCTTTTCTTTCTTGGCGATGACGGCGTCAAGAATCTTGGAACGCAACATTTCCATGGCGTGGAGTCTGTTCTGCAACTGGCTACGTTCGGTCTGGCAGCTCACCACCACACCCGTCGGGATATGCGTCAAACGCACGGCGGAGTCCGTCTTGTTGATGTACTGACCGCCAGCACCCGAAGAACGGTAGGTGTCCATATGGATGTCGGCTTCGCGGATTTCCACGTCGACTTCTTCTGCTTCCGGGAGGATAGCGACTGTTGCTGCCGACGTATGCACACGGCCCTGCGTTTCCGTTTCCGGCACGCGCTGCACGCGGTGAACGCCACTTTCGAACTTGAGCGTTCCATAGACGCTGTCGCCTTCGATGAACACGCGGATTTCCTTGTAGCCTCCCACCGTGCCTTCGCTCAAGTCCTGGATGGTCATCTTCCAGCCCATCTTGTCGCAGTAGCCGCGATACATGCGGAACAGGTCACCTGCGAAAAGTGCGGATTCGTCGCCACCCGTTCCGCCACGAATTTCGAGCGTTGCGTTACGGTAGTCCCACGGATCCTTCGGCACCATCAAAATCTGGAGTTCGTCCGTCACTTCGGGGAGCTTCTTTTCGATCTCCGAAATTTCGGCCTTGGCCATCGCGACCATTTCCGGGTCGGAATCGCCGAGAGCGATCTTGTATTCTTCAAGATCGTCCATCATCTGCAGGTATTCCTTGGCCTTCAAAACAGCCTTTTCGATACCCTTGTACTGCTTATGAATCTTGTTGTAACGAGCCTGGTCACCGAGAACATCCGGGTTGCCGAGTTCCGATTCCAGTTCTTCGTACTTTTCAATGAGTTTTTTAGCCTTTTCTTTCATCGTGCCCAAATTTAGAATATTTCCCTTTTATTGACTTTTTACAAATTTTATATATATCCATATTTGAAACGTTAAAATTTTCGTAATAAGAATGTATCTTTTGGAAAGGAATTTTTTCGAAGTCTTAAACCATAATCACAAGGAGAAAAAAATGGAATACTTCAAAAACTGCATCCTAAAACATTATGCGGACTTTAACGGGCGTGCGAGGAGAAAGGAATATTGGTTCTTCGCCTTGTTCCAGATGATTGCTATCATTCTCGTCTCTATTTTGGGTGGCTTGGTGGACTATATTCTCGGAACAGCGGGCATTGTGTCTTCTGTTCTTATTGTACTGCTCTCGCTTGGTCTTCTTTTGCCCGCATTGGCAGTGCTCTTCCGCCGTTTGCACGATATTGGCAAGAGCGGCTGGTGGATATTCATTAGCTTAGTGCCTTGCATTGGCAGTATTATTTTGCTTGTATTCATGTTCTTGGACAGTCAGCCAGGCACGAACAAGTACGGTCCAAATCCGAAAGGTGTTTAATTACAACGCTCCCCTCGCGGGAGCCTTTTTTGCAAACGGTTGATTCGTCTATTCTGTCAAAGATTTCTCTTGTGGCGATCCTGATTTGGACGATTTAAAGCCTCGGTTTTGCCGGGGCTTTTCTCCTGTAGTGAATATTCTATATTTCCTTGCATGCAAATTTCTCCCATTGGTACATTTTTCGGCGATGCCGTTTACAAGTATGATGCTCCGCGCCAAGGGCGCCTTTTTGCTGGGCATCCTGGGCGCATTGTGCTGAATCCGGGACAGAATTTCGAAATGGCGCTTCGCGATCTCGATGGCTTTGAACGCCTATGGGTGATTTTTCAATTTCACGAAAATGCGGGTTGGCGACCGACAACGCGACCACCTGTACCGCCCAAGGGCAAAGACCGCGTGGGCACATTTGCAAGTCGCAGTCCTTACCGCCCGAATCCGATTGGACTCAGTTGCGTACGCCTTCTCAAAATTGAGGGTCTTACTTTATTTGTAGATGAAGCGGACCTTTTGAACGAAACTCCGATTCTTGATATCAAACCGTACATTCCGATGGCCGATGCATTCCCCGATGCGAAGGCGGGTTGGGTCGAAGAACAGGTCGGCGATTTGTGGGCCATCGAAAAATCCGATGTTTTTACAGCTCAAAATAGCTGGATTGCAGAACGCAGTGCGTTTGACTTGGAGAGCTTTGCTCAGGTGCAACTTTCGCGCGGAAATTTCTCGAAGGATGTCTTTGATAGCTCTCGCCGTCGTTTAACGGTTGACGAAAACGCAAAGACAGGAGTTCTTGCTTACCGCACGTTCCGTATTCATTTTTCCTATGACGAATCTTTACGCAAGGTCTGTCTGCAAAAAATCATGAGCGGCTACACTGCCGATGAATTGCAAAATGCAGAAGATAAGTACGGCGATAAACAGTTGCATCGGGGTTTTATCGAAAAATTCTAGTTTTTCCCTTAAAAAAGCGTTTTTTGAATGATTTTTGCCCATACTGGGGGGGGCAATACGGGCGAAAAAAGATTAGTTTTCTATTAGGTCGACCTAATAATGTCTGGGAGCGCATTATGGAAAATGGAAGTCTAATCACGTTTATCGCGTTGTCGATTATTGTTGTCGTTGCATCGCTATATGTGGGACTGGTTTCTTTGAAATCCAAAAAGAGCGACTTGAAGTGGATTACTGCTAGTGCGTGCTTTGGAGCCTTGTCGGTTGTCTTTTGTATTTGCCGAATCTTTTCCGATGAGAGTGGAGCGTTTATAACGCTATCGTCATTTAGCTTTACCAGCATTGCCGCTTCGATATATTTCTTTATGCTGTTCGTAAACGTTTACGCCCACATGGCTCGCGTTTATTGGATTCAACTTTTGCTTCGGTTTTTCTTAGTCGCGTTGCTTTTCGATGTGGTAATTTGGATTGTGAATCCGTTTTGTGGGTGGGCTTTGGGCTGCGAACCGAGTTCGGGTATTGCATTTTTTCAATCGGCTCACGAAGGTGCCCTTTATTATTACCATTTGATTTTGGCTCATTTGATATTCCTCTTTTCGATGGGAATGTTGTTCTATCGTTTCGTAAAAGCTCCGAAGGTTTTCAGAAAGCGTTATCAGGGCATAATTGTCTCGGTGCTGTTTTTTATTTTGCTGAATTTTTTACTCAAAAGATTTATTGAACTCGAGTATTCAATTCATTTTTACTGTTTGCTTCCGATAAGCGCGTATTGGTCTAGCCGGTATGCGGTAATGGATATCTTGAATTATTTTAAAGATAACGTGTTTGAAACAATAGAACAGGGAATTGTTCTGTTTGATTTTAAAGGTGCGTTGATTTTCCATAATGTCAGGTCAGAAAAACTTCTGGCCGGTATTTCGTTCGATGAGTTCCTGTCTCAAGATTTTTTTGTAAAATCCTGCAATGTTGAAATTCCTGATTCCAAGGATGTTTATTTTGCGCAATGCTACATTGACATAGATAATAAAATAAAACCGATGCGCATTGATTTTCACAGAATTAAAGACGGAAAAGGTCGTGGACTTGCAAATTTATTTGTTATCTCGGATCCTGCAGTGAAAACGGACTTGTTGACGGGGTTTAGCAGTTGGGATAGCTTCAAGAACTTTGCCGAGAAAGATTCCTTTGCAACGAAGTTACCTTTGACCATGATTGTTTGTGACTTGAACAACCTTTCTAGTTTGAATAACTCCAAAGGACGCGATGTGGGAGACCGCTTGTTGCGCAATTTGGCAGTGACTCTCAAGAATAATTTTCCGCAAGGTTCTTATTTTGTTCGTGGGGAAGATGCAAAACTTGTGGTGCTTGCGCCACGTATGAGTTTGAACTCTGTCGAACAAATTATGGCTCAAGTGAAACGCTCCATTAATTGCAAGTTACAGTATGCAGTTGATGAACTTTCAGCGAATAATTCTGATTTTGTTGTCGTTATAGAATCAGCCACGCAGACACTGAACCAGAAAAAACTGTTGGATAAAGGTTCTGCCCGTTCCGAACTTTTAACGTCGCTCGAAAAGGCTTTACAAGAATGTGATAGCGATACCGAGGCTCATGTTCATCGTACCCAGCGCATGGGGGCTGCTCTCGGAAAACGTATTGGACTTACCGATAAACAACAAAGTAGTCTTTCGCTCCTGTGCTTACTGCATGATATTGGTAAAATCGGTGTGCCGCTAGATATCTTGAATAAACCAGGAAAACTGACCGATGAAGAATGGAACTATATTAAAACCCACGTGCATAAGGGCTACCAAATTGCAAAGAGTTCCAAGGGCCTGAACGAAATTGCCGATATGATTTTGCACCATCATGAACGTTGGGATGGCAAGGGTTATCCGGATGGACTCAAGGAAGATGAAATTCCGCTGTTGTCAAGAATCATAAGCGTTGTCGATGCTTTCGATGCGATGGTAAGTAACCGTTCTTACAGGGCCGCAAAGTCTGTTGACGAGGCCGTTGCCGAGCTGGAACGTTGTTCAGGAACGCAATTCGATCCTTATCTGGTCAAGGAATTTGTACCGATATGTCGTGACATGGTCGGAAATGTTGTTCCCGACGAAGAAAAACTTAAAACTCCGGTGGATACGATTGTCGAAAAAACAAAAACACTGGTGCCTGACCACAGTGGCAGACATAATGTGCACAAAGTCGAATATAGCCGCTATGTGCTGAATTCGCGCAACGTTATCATAGATGTTGATGATAAATTTGAAAAAATTACGGGCTATTCTAGAGATGATATCAAGGAAAAAACGATGGAACAGCAGGATTTGGTTCCGGAAGAAGACCTGACGGAATACCTGTGCTTTGTATCGGAAACCTTGGCGAATAATCCTATAGCGTATTGTACGCATCGCGTTAAACGTAAGGACGGGACTGTCATTAATGTTATTTGTGTTGGCAAGGTGGTGTACGATTCCGCAAGCCACGAAACGCGTTCTGAAATACTAATGTCGAATCTACAGGGGATCAATCCCGTTGACGAGTAAATTTGTAATCGCTTCGTCGCTGCCCATTTTGCTTTTGTCTTTAATATTACGTCCAAAAGTCTTGTGCCAGTCGAAACTGTCGGGCACGAGCCAATCGAAAACAGGCCACGGCTTGATGAACCCTGGCGGCAATAGCTTGTAAAGCTTGCTCGAATTGATACTGATGTCGCCGACGCGCGGGGGCATGGAGCCACCTTCGATTCGCGGCACGCCATGGAGAAGTTCTGCGGGGTAGCCGCCAACGGCATTCACGATTTGCCCGACGTTGTAAAGCGAAACGCGACGCGGCCCGCCGCAGTTGTAGATGCCTGCGGGGAATTTATGTTCAAGAATGTATTGCACGGTGCGGCAAAGGTCTGGGCCCGAAAGCGGGTTGCGAAATTCGTCCGTGAACAAGGTTGCCGGGCGACCGGGGCGGAACCGGTACGTAATCCAGTCAATGGCGCCGGCGCATCCGCCGGGCGCATAGTCCATCGGGAGCGGCACGCGCAAAATCACGGCATCGGGCTTGATGGCAGAAATCGCATCTTCGGCTTCTGCCTGGTGCTTGCCGTAATTGTGGATGGGGTCTTTGGGGTCGGTTTCGACGTAAGGGCGGTTCGGCTTTGTCTTTTCGTCACCGCTAAAGACCATGTCTGCAGAAATGCGGATGAGTGTCGCGTTGTAGCGTGCGGCGAATGTGGCGGCATCGACGCCTTGGCTGTAGTTCAAAAGGCGGCTGCGGGCTGGGTCGCATTCGCAGGCCTTCAGGGCGCAGTTTCCGCTCGCGTCAATGACGGTCCCGAAATGAAACTTTTCAAAAAGTTCGCCCAAGCGTTCCGTTTCTTCGGCATCGATTCCATAAACGTTGTCGCCAAAAACGCAAGGGTGTTTGATGGGGCGTATGCCAACGACACCAGGGGCGCCTTGCGCATTTGTTGCCCCGTAGAGTTTGTTGAAATGCCTGAAAAGTGCAAAACCGGGAACGCCATTCAGCCCGAGAATTAAAATCGGGAGGCGGATTGCGATAATTTCCACTTGAAATAGCCTGCGATTTGAAGCGGGTGATTGAACGTGCCGTCGGCGACTTTTGCCTGAAATTCTTCGTCCGTGTACAAAAACGTCTCGATATCTTCTGTATCGTCAAAGCTCGTTTTGCCCAAGCGTTCCACGTCGTCGATAAACACCACATGAAACTTTCCGCGATGCCTATCCGGATTCACCGGAAAAGAACCAAGATACATTGTCACCCCGGCCTTAGTGCCGGGGGCGCCTTTTACCCCGTACCCGCATTCCTCTTGCAATTCTCTAATGGCTGCTTCTTCCGGCGTTTCGCCTTTGTCAATAATCCCGGCAGGGAACTCAAGCGCAATCTTTCCCGTTCCGTGGCGATACTGTTCCGTCATGACCCACTTGCCTTCTGTGGTGCGAGCAAGAATTAAAACCCAGTCGGGTTGCCATAACGTATAAAAATCGTCGATGATCTTGCCGTTCGGCAGTTCGCACGTTTCCTTTGCGACCTTCAGCCACGGCGCATCCACCAAAAATTCCGAATTTAACAGTTTCCACGGTTTCATACTCCAAATTTAGAAAAAAGCGTTGTCACCCCGCACTTGTTGCGGGGGCGCCTTACTCGGTTCCAATATCACCTCTGATTCATCTGTATTTACTAGTGATTCATTAAATTTTAAAAATTTTCGAAATTTGCAAAATTTGCGAATTTCTGCTAAAAATCGAAATCTTTGTATCATTTTATCTATTGCAAGGCTATATCGAATGAGGTATATTTGTGCCTGTAAGGAGGTTAAACATGAAACCGATAACAGAATATCAAGATTACCGAAAGTACATGCTTGATTATTTTGACTGGCGCAAAAGAACATCCGTGTTTTCTTGGCGCGAGTTTTCGAAACAGGCGGGGTTCTCTTCGCCATCGTATTTGAAACTAGTATGCGATGGAAAAAGTTCCCTGAGTCGCGTGGGTGTGCTGCAAGTGGCTGCCGCCATGGAATTGAGTGAATTTGAGTGTGAATATTTCAAGCACATGGTCGATTTCACGAATGCAAAAGACGATGACAAGAAAAAAATTGCCTTCCGCAAAATGGAAGAACTTGCGAACGAGCAGCATGCGCGTGTTTTGAATGCCGATGCGTTCGACTATTACGAATCTGCGGTGAATTCAATTGTTCGTGAACTTGCTCCGCTCATGCCGGGGGCGCTCCCAGGTGATCTTGCCAAAAAGATTAAGCACAATTTTACGGCTCAGGAAATCCGCGACTCGCTAAAACTTTTGGTGAAGTTGAATTTTCTAAAGACTAAAGGCGAAAATATTTACGAGCAGACGAATAAAGTAATTACTGGTTCTTGCGATTCCCTTGCACTTGCGCTTCGCTCCATGAACCGCCAGATGATTGATCTCGCTCGTGAAGCCATTGATAAAATTGATCCTGCCGAACGTAATGTTTCGGGTGTGACTGTTGGCGTCAATGCGGATGCTCTTAAGCGCATTACGGATGCTGTCAACGCTTGCCGCAAGCAAGTTGTTGACATTGCTAGCGAATGTAATAAAATCGATCAAGTCTATCGCTTGAATTTACAACTTTTCCCGCTTTCGGAAAAAGTGTAAGGAGGAAACATTATGAATATGAAAAAAATCATTCCGCTTTCGCTTGTTGCGTTGAGTGTCGTGGGGGCGTTAAGCGGTTGTTCTGAAAATCACGTTGCTGGTGCCGACATCCAGGATAATTCTATTTCGGATAAAAATGCCTATGATTCAAAGGCTATTCTGAAAAAAATGATATCCCGAGTGAAAGAACGTAAGTCTGAGGCTCCTATAGCAATTGTCTCTGATGTGGCTACTACACAAGTTTCGAACGATACTGCTTTTGTTGTAAATGTTTTGAAAAATGAGCTTGTTGAAGATTCTGTTACGGCTCAAGAAACATTTGATAACGTTGTTGATTCTTTGAAAAATAGCGGTGTATTTGTGAAAACGCCGGCTGTTGGAAATTTTGGGGATACAGTTCCTTACTTTAATGTGTTTTCTGGTGTATATCGCGATGAAAATAATGTTGTTCATGGCCCCATTGAACTGCTTGAAATGCATTTGAAACATAGATATGTCCTATGTGATTTAGCGCGTCTCGACAAGAGTTTGCTTGCTAAAACTGGACATTATGAATTGAATGTGCAGGCTGTAGAAGTGCCAACGGATGGCCTCCAGGCGCCAAGCCCCGCGAACGAGTACCGCGTAAAGAAATCTTTGATTATTTATGATTCTTCAATAGTGGAACAATTTGAAAATGATTGTTCTCTTGAAAATGGTTCCTTTGCGTATAGTGATTCTACCGCAACGTGCGCGTTTTCTGTTACACCAACCGAAGGCGATGTCGCTTATACGGACCCCTATTGGGAAAAATATGTATCGCAGGTTATAAACCGTTGTGTGGTTCCTGCTGATTCTTTAGACCTTTTAGAGCTTGATCTTTTTGATAATTCCGATAATTCGGAAGAGTCGGAACAATAATGTGAGGAGGAAACATTATGAATAACAAAAAAATCATACCACTTACGTTTGCTACGCTGAGTGTCGCGGGTGCGCTAAGTGCGTGTTCTGATACTGCCGTTGTCGGCGCTGATGTTCAGGGCAATTCGGTGGCTTTGAGTTCAAGCTCTGTTACTGAACCGGGCTCGTCAAATTCTCTAAATGGAATTCCGTATCTAAATGAAGAAGGAGCTTTGGCCGCTTTAAGAAGTGTAGGTAAAGGAACCGCAGTGACTTTTAGTCATGTGGCTGGTGAGTCTAGTTATCAAACGGATTCGGTTACGGCTCATGAATCTTTTGATAGGGCTGTTCAGACAATCCTTGATGTCGATCCAACTGTGCATCTTATTGATGAAGAACTTGTCGGTTATGATGCTTGGTATGGTATACATAAAATGAATCGTACAACCTACGTGGTAATGAAGGACGAGGAAGGTTTGGTTCATGGAGATATTCGTTTTAGTAAAGGTAGTATGGTTTTCCTTGAACGTGAAATAGACGTTGGCTGTGGAATTCCATATGTTGAAAAAAAAGACGGGAGCATTGTGCAAATGAGTTTCGAAGATTGCATAAATTCTGATGATTGCGATTTCAGTGGGGGATTTGGAACTCATTATGAAGTCTTTTTTAACGACAAATCGCATCCTTTCCATAAAGAACTTACTGCTATAAAATATTTGGTTACGATTGATTCTACTATCAAAGCGGAATTTGAAAAGGATTGCGCTCTCGAAAATGGTGTACTTGAATCTAATGATGATATCCAACAGGCTTGTTTAGTCAAGGCTGAATTGAAGGATGGTGTTGAAACTTACACAGATCCTTATTGGAAAAAGTATGCTACGTATATGATAGAAAGTTGCATATTAGCTCGAGACTTTGAGGACGTTATTAGCCGCCCTAAAAACTTTATGTAAAGGAGTCGTTTATGAATATCAAAAAAATCATTCCGCTTTCGTTTGCTGCGTTGAGTGTCGCAGGTGCGTTAAGTGCTTGTTCTGATTCTGCTGTTGTCGGTGCTGATGAACAAGCTAACACGATGGCTGAAAATTTACTGGTCGAACAATATGACAAGATTCTAGCCAATTTAAAACAAATATCAAAACCTAATGTCGCTACTGCAGTTATTTTATCTTACGATAATGTAATTAATGTCGATTCAGTTAATGCGCATGAAACTTATAATAATGCAATTCGCGCTATGATTGATAATGATTCTGTTGCAACTTCGTTTGAAAATGAAGAAGAATGGAGGCATTCGTCTGACAATCATTTCTCAAGCAAAATGAGTCATTATTATTCAATGTTTGATGAAAATGGCGTAATGTATGGAAAAATTATGGTTTCAGAAGGTATTACGCAACCAGGTATTTTTACTAAAGGTTTTTATTGCTTTAATGAAAGCAAGTGGTATATGCTAAATAATGATGTTTATGAAATAGATGAACATTATAATTTTGGTGTCACATCAAAATCAGTTCATATGGAAATTCGCTCTAAAGATTCTGTTATGTTGGCTCAGTTTACGGAAGATTGTGCTCTCGAAAATGGTCAGTTAGAGTCGACGGGAAATCCTTTTGTAATTGACAAAGGAACAGCCAATGAACATATTGAATTGTATCCTGCCTATTCATGCGATATTCCCCTAGAACAAAGAGCGGGGACTCTTTATAAAGATCCGCTTTGGAAAAAGTATGCTACATATGTAGCCGACAATTGTAGATCTGATTATGAGGGAGTCGAAAAGTTTATTGTTATGCCCTGTCCCGATGACGGATGCCCAAATTTCCAATAAATATAGTATCCCATATCTCCTGAAATAAAGTAAACTCCCGTTCATGTGAGCGGGGGCTATTCATGTTTACCCTATCAATAAACAAGAAGCCCGCTCCAATCGGAGCGGGCTTTCCCTAAACCACAAACTTTTTTGAATTACTTGATATTTACGGCCTTGGCCTGGTTGCCGACTTTCACGACATACATGCCCTTGGCGCCTGTGTAGACCTTTTGCACGAAGCCGATGCCCTTCGTGGTGCGGACAACGTTACCGAGGCTGTTGAACACGGTAATGCTCAAGCCCTGTGCGCCCTGAACGGTAATATAGCCGCTTGCGTCTACGTATGCAGCGAGGTGGCGACCGTCAAATACTTGTGTTGGGAGTGCGCTTGTGCCGCTGGAACTAGATTCTTCAACTTTGCTAGAAGAACTTGCAGGCGGTTCAGAGCTGGAGCTGGATTCCGGCTTCGGAGCTTCACCGCCAGAAATCACGATGTCGCCTGCGTTCGGAACTGCGTCAAAGTAAACGTATCCACCGTCAATCTTGGATTCGAGTTTTGCGTCGCCCTGTTTGACTTCGGCCTTGGAACCGTCATACTTCACGCGGATGGAAAGCGGATAGTCGTATTTGGAAATGTTGTCGGCGATGTTATGGGTGAGCTTGACGGTGATGTTTCCACCGCTGCTGCTTGCTTCGACCTTGGAGGCCTTGCGTTCCTTGAGGTACATGGCGACATGGCCCATCGGGGCAACCCAGATGTCCTTATCGTTCTGCTGGGCCCACTTGAGGGCACCATCGATGGCGTTGATATCTGTCGGCGAGTAGTTGGCGTTGCCGTTTTGCTTGCCCTGGAAACCATGGGTGAGGAATGCGGCCCAGCCGTTGCTCTGGATGACTTTCTGCATTCTGCCGGTAAAGTCGTTCGTGCTCTTGAGCTGGCCTTCGGCACCGGTCATGGTGGCAGGGACCTGAGCCCAGTTGGAGGGACCGTCCTTGCCCATTTCGTCGCCCATGCCCTTCCAGCTGCCGTTGCAGATGCGGCCCACGATGTAGTTCTGCTT containing:
- the prmC gene encoding peptide chain release factor N(5)-glutamine methyltransferase; this encodes MPQPQMTVLEILNRTKVFFEKKGIPDARLDAEYIISYGLKMKNRMDLYLNFEKPLTPAELDVLRTMVARRATREPLQHIIGDTSFRGFIIKCDRRALIPRPETESLVDMAADSLKGIENPFIVEIGTGTGAISIACAKEIKGARVLATDVSEDALALARTNAEANGLAGNPDAAGSADTPTDSQTAASTLTFAQGDLLNAVTADVIAKVAGDTSAKIDGLIANLPYIPDSEKDKLQPEVAKYDPALALFGGADGLDLVRKLLQQTEGKLKPGASILLEIGSEQGEMLKAEAEKYPWLEFTGIHKDFCNNIRFVSYKAK
- the prfA gene encoding peptide chain release factor 1, translated to MKEKAKKLIEKYEELESELGNPDVLGDQARYNKIHKQYKGIEKAVLKAKEYLQMMDDLEEYKIALGDSDPEMVAMAKAEISEIEKKLPEVTDELQILMVPKDPWDYRNATLEIRGGTGGDESALFAGDLFRMYRGYCDKMGWKMTIQDLSEGTVGGYKEIRVFIEGDSVYGTLKFESGVHRVQRVPETETQGRVHTSAATVAILPEAEEVDVEIREADIHMDTYRSSGAGGQYINKTDSAVRLTHIPTGVVVSCQTERSQLQNRLHAMEMLRSKILDAVIAKKEKEEAANRKALVGTGDRSAKIRTYNYPQNRVTDHRIGLTVYNLDKVVTGDLDEIINGLQMANAQEKLGKFNA
- a CDS encoding DUF805 domain-containing protein → MEYFKNCILKHYADFNGRARRKEYWFFALFQMIAIILVSILGGLVDYILGTAGIVSSVLIVLLSLGLLLPALAVLFRRLHDIGKSGWWIFISLVPCIGSIILLVFMFLDSQPGTNKYGPNPKGV
- the tsaA gene encoding tRNA (N6-threonylcarbamoyladenosine(37)-N6)-methyltransferase TrmO, whose translation is MQISPIGTFFGDAVYKYDAPRQGRLFAGHPGRIVLNPGQNFEMALRDLDGFERLWVIFQFHENAGWRPTTRPPVPPKGKDRVGTFASRSPYRPNPIGLSCVRLLKIEGLTLFVDEADLLNETPILDIKPYIPMADAFPDAKAGWVEEQVGDLWAIEKSDVFTAQNSWIAERSAFDLESFAQVQLSRGNFSKDVFDSSRRRLTVDENAKTGVLAYRTFRIHFSYDESLRKVCLQKIMSGYTADELQNAEDKYGDKQLHRGFIEKF
- a CDS encoding HD domain-containing phosphohydrolase encodes the protein MENGSLITFIALSIIVVVASLYVGLVSLKSKKSDLKWITASACFGALSVVFCICRIFSDESGAFITLSSFSFTSIAASIYFFMLFVNVYAHMARVYWIQLLLRFFLVALLFDVVIWIVNPFCGWALGCEPSSGIAFFQSAHEGALYYYHLILAHLIFLFSMGMLFYRFVKAPKVFRKRYQGIIVSVLFFILLNFLLKRFIELEYSIHFYCLLPISAYWSSRYAVMDILNYFKDNVFETIEQGIVLFDFKGALIFHNVRSEKLLAGISFDEFLSQDFFVKSCNVEIPDSKDVYFAQCYIDIDNKIKPMRIDFHRIKDGKGRGLANLFVISDPAVKTDLLTGFSSWDSFKNFAEKDSFATKLPLTMIVCDLNNLSSLNNSKGRDVGDRLLRNLAVTLKNNFPQGSYFVRGEDAKLVVLAPRMSLNSVEQIMAQVKRSINCKLQYAVDELSANNSDFVVVIESATQTLNQKKLLDKGSARSELLTSLEKALQECDSDTEAHVHRTQRMGAALGKRIGLTDKQQSSLSLLCLLHDIGKIGVPLDILNKPGKLTDEEWNYIKTHVHKGYQIAKSSKGLNEIADMILHHHERWDGKGYPDGLKEDEIPLLSRIISVVDAFDAMVSNRSYRAAKSVDEAVAELERCSGTQFDPYLVKEFVPICRDMVGNVVPDEEKLKTPVDTIVEKTKTLVPDHSGRHNVHKVEYSRYVLNSRNVIIDVDDKFEKITGYSRDDIKEKTMEQQDLVPEEDLTEYLCFVSETLANNPIAYCTHRVKRKDGTVINVICVGKVVYDSASHETRSEILMSNLQGINPVDE
- a CDS encoding sugar nucleotide-binding protein, producing the protein MEIIAIRLPILILGLNGVPGFALFRHFNKLYGATNAQGAPGVVGIRPIKHPCVFGDNVYGIDAEETERLGELFEKFHFGTVIDASGNCALKACECDPARSRLLNYSQGVDAATFAARYNATLIRISADMVFSGDEKTKPNRPYVETDPKDPIHNYGKHQAEAEDAISAIKPDAVILRVPLPMDYAPGGCAGAIDWITYRFRPGRPATLFTDEFRNPLSGPDLCRTVQYILEHKFPAGIYNCGGPRRVSLYNVGQIVNAVGGYPAELLHGVPRIEGGSMPPRVGDISINSSKLYKLLPPGFIKPWPVFDWLVPDSFDWHKTFGRNIKDKSKMGSDEAITNLLVNGIDPL
- a CDS encoding NUDIX hydrolase gives rise to the protein MKPWKLLNSEFLVDAPWLKVAKETCELPNGKIIDDFYTLWQPDWVLILARTTEGKWVMTEQYRHGTGKIALEFPAGIIDKGETPEEAAIRELQEECGYGVKGAPGTKAGVTMYLGSFPVNPDRHRGKFHVVFIDDVERLGKTSFDDTEDIETFLYTDEEFQAKVADGTFNHPLQIAGYFKWKLSQSASRF
- a CDS encoding TIGR02147 family protein, with the translated sequence MKPITEYQDYRKYMLDYFDWRKRTSVFSWREFSKQAGFSSPSYLKLVCDGKSSLSRVGVLQVAAAMELSEFECEYFKHMVDFTNAKDDDKKKIAFRKMEELANEQHARVLNADAFDYYESAVNSIVRELAPLMPGALPGDLAKKIKHNFTAQEIRDSLKLLVKLNFLKTKGENIYEQTNKVITGSCDSLALALRSMNRQMIDLAREAIDKIDPAERNVSGVTVGVNADALKRITDAVNACRKQVVDIASECNKIDQVYRLNLQLFPLSEKV